The Musa acuminata AAA Group cultivar baxijiao chromosome BXJ2-2, Cavendish_Baxijiao_AAA, whole genome shotgun sequence genome has a segment encoding these proteins:
- the LOC108952130 gene encoding uncharacterized protein LOC108952130 — translation MIDYKQTTKYQSDQKSDFYLRFMEGRELTEPDYSNSLITIPAAPSEVTGLNFCSEQGTNSFGYTYIGWELEAKMPDITSILALTITEGDEPELFDDISLWKKVEPNNFKEAVPAEENAAAKLSEELSAYKIQTIYEVPP, via the coding sequence ATGATTGACTACAAGCAAACTACGAAGTACCAGAGTGACCAAAAGTCTGATTTCTATTTAAGGTTCATGGAGGGCAGGGAACTAACCGAGCCTGACTACTCAAATTCTCTTATCACAATACCTGCAGCACCTTCAGAAGTAACCGGACTGAATTTCTGCTCAGAGCAGGGAACTAATTCTTTTGGTTATACATACATTGGCTGGGAGCTTGAGGCCAAGATGCCAGATATCACATCAATTCTTGCTCTCACTATAACTGAAGGTGATGAACCTGAATTATTCGATGATATCAGCCTGTGGAAGAAAGTGGAGCCTAATAATTTTAAAGAGGCAGTGCCAGCAGAGGAAAATGCTGCAGCCAAACTCTCAGAGGAGTTATCTGCTTACAAAATACAAACCATATATGAAGTTCCTCCCTGA
- the LOC103976827 gene encoding probable flavin-containing monooxygenase 1 has translation MEKSGKPRVAIIGGGISGLAAAKELRWLEPVLFEATDSIGGVWRHCSFRSTRLQTPRPDYEFSDYQWSDRNDATFPTHIEILEYLHGYATHFDLWRFIKLQTKAVEIRSIGDDRETWFTELWGDKGRTIPDQPAWEVGVVTGHSATVQWYKFEFIVMCFGKYGDIPNMPKFPPGKGAEIFRGKVMHSLDYCKLDEDATKELMKGKKVVVIGYKKSSIDLAVECAEANRGEDGQPCTMVIRTLHWTVPSYSIWGLPFFLFFSTRFSQFLHERPNQGLMKSLASHLLTPLRRGVSKFIESYLTWKLPLDKYGLKPDHPFVEDYASCQMAILPENFFAEADEGRIMFKRSSQWRFWEGGVVLDDDTKLEADVVLLATGFDGKQKLRSVLPEPYRGLIVDSSGVMPLYRGTIHPLIPHMAFVGYIESVSNLHTSELRCKWLGRLLKGHFQLPSVEAMFRQTREEIEVMKRTTRFYRRHCISTYSINHSDDMCEEMGWSPWRKGSWVSEAFSAYNNQDYKEDKSE, from the exons ATGGAGAAGAGTGGGAAGCCGAGGGTGGCGATCATAGGGGGAGGCATCAGTGGCCTTGCGGCAGCGAAGGAGCTCCGCTGGCTCGAGCCAGTCCTCTTCGAAGCCACGGACTCCATAGGAGGGGTGTGGAGGCACTGCTCCTTCCGCTCCACAAGGCTGCAGACTCCGCGGCCGGACTACGAGTTCTCCGACTACCAGTGGAGCGACCGGAACGACGCCACGTTCCCCACCCACATCGAGATATTAGAGTACCTCCACGGCTACGCCACCCACTTCGACCTGTGGAGGTTCATCAAACTCCAGACCAAGGCGGTGGAGATCCGCTCCATCGGCGACGACCGTGAGACCTGGTTCACCGAGCTCTGGGGGGACAAAGGACGGACCATCCCCGACCAGCCGGCGTGGGAGGTCGGCGTGGTGACCGGCCACTCCGCCACCGTTCAG TGGTACAAGTTCGAGTTCATCGTGATGTGCTTCGGAAAGTACGGTGACATCCCAAACATGCCCAAGTTTCCCCCCGGGAAGGGAGCAGAGATCTTCCGAGGCAAGGTGATGCACTCGCTGGACTACTGCAAACTCGACGAAGACGCCACCAAGGAACTGATGAAGGGGAAGAAGGTCGTCGTCATCGGCTACAAGAAATCCTCCATCGACCTCGCAGTCGAATGCGCTGAAGCCAACCGAG GGGAAGATGGCCAGCCATGTACCATGGTGATAAGGACCCTCCATTGGACTGTTCCCTCCTACTCCATATGGGGCctgcccttcttcctcttcttctccacaAGGTTTTCTCAGTTCCTCCATGAAAGGCCGAATCAAGGACTGATGAAATCTCTTGCCTCCCACCTTTTAACCCCGTTG aggagaggtgtgtcgAAGTTTATTGAATCGTATCTCACATGGAAGCTTCCTCTGGACAAGTACGGGCTGAAACCAGACCATCCTTTCGTGGAAGACTATGCCTCATGTCAGATGGCCATCTTGCCGGAGAACTTCTTCGCCGAGGCCGACGAAGGGCGGATCATGTTCAAGCGGTCATCGCAGTGGCGCTTCTGGGAAGGTGGTGTGGTTCTTGACGACGACACCAAGTTGGAGGCTGATGTCGTGCTCCTCGCGACGGGATTCGACGGCAAGCAGAAGCTGAGATCAGTGCTTCCCGAGCCTTACCGTGGACTCATAGTGGATTCCTCCGGTGTCATGCCGCTGTATAG GGGCACAATCCATCCGCTGATCCCACACATGGCGTTCGTGGGGTACATCGAGAGCGTATCGAACCTGCACACGTCGGAGCTGCGGTGCAAGTGGCTGGGGAGGCTGCTCAAGGGGCACTTCCAGTTGCCGAGCGTGGAGGCGATGTTCCGGCAGACCAGAGAGGAGATAGAGGTGATGAAGCGGACCACCAGGTTCTACCGCCGCCACTGCATCTCCACCTACAGCATCAACCACAGCGACGACATGTGCGAGGAGATGGGCTGGAGTCCATGGCGGAAGGGCAGCTGGGTCTCTGAGGCTTTCAGTGCGTACAACAACCAGGATTACAAGGAAGACAAGAGCGAATAA
- the LOC103976736 gene encoding sucrose synthase 2, with amino-acid sequence MPQRSLTRAHSVRERIGDSLSSHPNELVALFSRFIHQGKGMLQPHQLLAEYAAAFSEADKEKLKDGAFEDVIKAAQEAIVIPPWVALAIRPRPGVWEYVRVNISELAVEELTVPEYLHFKEELVDGSSQNNFVLELDFEPFNASFPRPSLSKSIGNGVQFLNRHLSSKLFQDKESLYPLLNFLRKHNYKGMSMMLNDRIQSLSALRAALRKAEQHLLSIPSDTPYSEFHHRFQELGLEKGWGDKSQRVYENIHLLLDLLEAPDPTTLETFLGTIPMMFNVVILSPHGYFAQANVLGYPDTGGQVVYILDQVRALENEMLLRIKRQGLDITPRILIVSRLLPDAVGTTCGQRLEKVLGTEHTHILRVPFRTDNGIVRKWISRFEVWPYLETYTEDVANELAAELQATPDLIIGNYSDGNLVSTLLAHKLGVTQCTIAHALEKTKYPNSDIYWKKFEDQYHFSCQFTADLIAMNHADFIITSTFQEIAGSKDTVGQYESHTAFTLPGLYRVVHGIDVFDPKFNIVSPGADLSIYFPYTEKHKRLTSLHPEIEELLFNPVDNTEHKGVLNDKKKPIIFSMARLDRVKNLTGLVEFYGRNDRLKELANLVVVCGDHGKESKDLEEQAEFKKMYSLIEKYNLHGHFRWISAQMNRVRNGELYRYIADTKGVFVQPAFYEAFGLTVVESMTCGLPTFATVHGGPGEIIVDGVSGFHIDPYQGDKAAEIVTNFFDKCKEDPSHWDKISLGGLQRIEEKYTWKLYSERLMTLTGVYGFWKYVSNLDRRETRRYLEMFYALKYRNLAVSVPLAVEGEAAVNGAK; translated from the exons atgcctcAGCGCAGCTTGACCCGTGCTCACAGCGTCCGGGAGCGCATCGGCGACTCTCTTTCTTCCCATCCAAATGAACTGGTGGCTCTTTTCTCAAG GTTCATTCATCAGGGAAAGGGGATGCTGCAGCCTCATCAGCTGTTGGCTGAATATGCAGCCGCCTTCTCTGAAGCAGACAAGGAAAAGCTCAAGGATGGTGCCTTTGAGGATGTCATCAAAGCCGCACAG GAAGCCATTGTCATCCCTCCATGGGTTGCTTTAGCTATCCGTCCAAGGCCAGGAGTCTGGGAATATGTCCGTGTGAATATCAGTGAGCTTGCCGTGGAAGAGCTGACGGTGCCGGAGTACCTGCACTTCAAGGAAGAACTTGTTGATGGCAG CTCGCAGAACAACTTTGTGCTGGAGTTGGATTTTGAGCCATTCAATGCTTCGTTTCCTCGTCCCTCGCTCTCAAAATCTATCGGGAATGGAGTGCAGTTCCTCAACCGTCATCTTTCTTCAAAGTTGTTCCAGGACAAAGAAAGCTTGTACCCATTGCTTAATTTCCTCCGGAAGCATAACTACAAGGGCATG TCGATGATGCTGAATGACAGAATACAAAGCCTTAGTGCTCTCCGAGCAGCATTAAGGAAGGCAGAGCAGCATCTGTTGAGCATCCCATCGGACACGCCATACTCGGAATTCCACCACAG ATTCCAAGAGCTTGGCTTGGAAAAGGGTTGGGGTGACAAATCTCAGCGTGTGTACGAGAATATTCACCTGCTACTAGATCTTCTTGAGGCCCCTGATCCGACCACCTTGGAGACTTTCCTCGGAACAATTCCTATGATGTTCAACGTCGTGATCCTTTCTCCGCACGGCTACTTTGCTCAAGCTAATGTCTTGGGGTATCCCGACACTGGTGGTCAG GTTGTCTACATTCTGGATCAAGTCCGTGCCTTAGAAAATGAGATGCTACTGAGGATCAAGCGCCAAGGGCTTGATATCACACCTCGAATTCTCATT GTTTCCAGATTGCTTCCTGATGCAGTAGGCACCACTTGCGGGCAGAGACTTGAGAAGGTCCTTGGAACTGAACACACCCATATACTTCGAGTGCCATTTAGAACGGATAATGGAATTGTCCGCAAATGGATCTCCCGTTTTGAAGTGTGGCCTTACCTAGAGACCTACACCGAG GATGTTGCAAATGAGTTGGCAGCAGAACTGCAGGCCACTCCTGATCTAATCATTGGAAACTACAGCGATGGAAATCTGGTGTCAACTTTGCTTGCACATAAATTGGGAGTCACCCAG TGCACCATTGCCCATGCGCTCGAGAAAACCAAGTATCCCAACTCAGACATCTACTGGAAGAAGTTTGAGGACCAGTATCATTTCTCGTGCCAATTCACGGCTGATTTGATCGCAATGAACCATGCCGACTTCATCATCACCAGCACCTTCCAGGAGATTGCTGGAAG CAAGGACACCGTGGGGCAGTACGAGTCTCACACTGCCTTCACTCTTCCTGGGCTCTACCGAGTCGTCCACGGAATTGATGTCTTCGACCCAAAGTTCAACATTGTTTCTCCTGGTGCTGACTTGTCCATTTACTTCCCGTACACCGAGAAGCACAAGAGACTCACTTCCCTCCACCCAGAGATTGAGGAGCTGCTCTTCAATCCTGTCGATAACACCGAGCACAA GGGTGTTctgaatgacaaaaagaaaccCATTATATTCTCCATGGCGAGACTGGACCGAGTGAAGAACTTAACAGGTCTGGTCGAATTCTATGGCCGGAATGATCGCCTGAAGGAGCTGGCGAACCTTGTAGTGGTTTGTGGAGACCATGGCAAAGAATCAAAGGATCTGGAGGAACAAGCAGAATTCAAGAAGATGTACAGTCTCATCGAGAAGTACAATCTGCATGGGCATTTCCGGTGGATCTCTGCCCAAATGAACCGAGTTCGCAATGGGGAGCTCTACCGATACATTGCCGACACAAAAGGAGTTTTCGTTCAA CCTGCATTCTACGAAGCGTTTGGGCTCACTGTCGTTGAATCCATGACTTGCGGACTGCCGACATTTGCCACTGTTCATGGAGGACCTGGTGAAATTATAGTGGATGGGGTGTCTGGTTTCCACATCGATCCTTACCAGGGCGACAAAGCTGCCGAAATCGTCACAAACTTCTTTGATAAGTGCAAGGAAGACCCGAGCCACTGGGACAAAATTTCCCTAGGAGGGCTGCAAAGAATCGAAGAGAA GTACACCTGGAAGCTCTACTCTGAGAGGCTGATGACACTGACTGGAGTTTATGGTTTCTGGAAGTACGTATCGAACCTGGACCGGCGTGAGACTCGTCGTTACCTCGAGATGTTCTACGCCCTCAAATACCGCAATTTG GCTGTGTCTGTACCACTGGCAGTAGAAGGAGAAGCTGCGGTTAATGGCGCCAAGTAG
- the LOC108951981 gene encoding uncharacterized protein LOC108951981: MKLSIGMQLQEAVFLLGDWWVILICLRHLLSGMVMKGLVGTGLWRIIHGAKQSSKSRVTHQSQCILKALSSDPWEKGFICFIHHGSCSCSDQCACLPPLQYVELKIWHPQVLERISKESIKSPACISKQDPSPNEHAMEASFH; the protein is encoded by the exons ATGAAATTGAGCATTGGGATGCAGTTGCAAGAGGCAGTGTTCCTTTTAGGGGATTGGTGGGTGATCCTCATTTGTCTGCGCCACCTCCTTTCTGGAATGGTGATGAAGGGATTGGTGGGAACAGGTCTATGGAGAA TAATCCATGGAGCTAAGCAAAGCAGCAAGTCTCGAGTGACTCATCAGTCTCAATGCATTCTTAAGGCTTTGAGTTCTGATCCATGGGAAAAAG GTTTTATATGCTTCATTCACCATGGTAGCTGCAGCTGCAGTGATCAATGTGCAT GTTTGCCTCCACTCCAATATGTTGAGTTAAAGATCTGGCATCCACAAGTTCTCGAACGAATCTCAAAGGAGTCGATCAAGTCTCCTGCGTGCATCTCGAAGCAGGATCCAAGTCCGAATGAACATGCTATGGAG GCCTCATTTCACTGA